The following coding sequences lie in one Mycobacterium sp. Z3061 genomic window:
- a CDS encoding 4-(cytidine 5'-diphospho)-2-C-methyl-D-erythritol kinase, whose translation MSASDGNTAELWVPTGSTTVRVPGKVNLYLAVGDRRDDGYHELTTVFHAVSLFDEVTVRSADVLSLEHVGEGADTLPTDERNLAWRAAELMADHVGRAPDVSILIDKSIPLAGGMAGGSADAAAVLVAMNALWELNLPRRDLRMLAAQLGSDVPFALHGGTALGTGRGEELATVLSRNTFHWVLAFADSGLLTPAVYAELDRLREVGDPPRLDEPGPVLAALAAGDPKQLAPLLGNEMQAAAVSLDPALRRALRAGVEAGALAGIVSGSGPTCAFLCDSADSAVDVGTQLSGAGVCRTVRVASGPVPGARVVPAPATPGD comes from the coding sequence GTGTCAGCATCTGACGGCAACACCGCCGAGCTGTGGGTGCCCACCGGGTCGACCACCGTTCGGGTGCCGGGGAAGGTCAACCTCTACCTGGCCGTGGGCGACCGCCGCGACGACGGCTACCACGAGCTGACGACCGTGTTCCACGCCGTCTCGCTGTTCGACGAGGTGACGGTGCGCAGTGCCGATGTGCTATCCCTCGAGCACGTCGGAGAGGGCGCCGACACGCTGCCCACCGACGAACGCAACCTGGCCTGGCGGGCGGCCGAACTGATGGCCGACCACGTGGGCCGTGCCCCCGACGTGTCGATCCTGATCGACAAGTCGATTCCGCTGGCCGGCGGCATGGCGGGCGGCAGCGCCGATGCGGCCGCCGTGCTGGTGGCGATGAACGCGCTGTGGGAACTCAATCTGCCCCGCCGAGACCTGCGGATGCTGGCCGCGCAGCTGGGCAGCGACGTGCCGTTCGCGCTGCACGGCGGCACCGCGTTGGGCACCGGACGCGGCGAGGAGCTGGCGACGGTGTTGTCGCGCAACACCTTTCACTGGGTGCTGGCTTTCGCCGACAGCGGGCTGCTGACGCCGGCGGTCTATGCGGAACTGGATCGGCTGCGTGAGGTCGGGGATCCGCCTCGCCTGGACGAGCCCGGCCCGGTGTTGGCCGCCCTGGCTGCCGGAGATCCCAAGCAGCTGGCACCGCTGCTGGGCAACGAGATGCAGGCCGCCGCGGTCAGCCTGGATCCGGCGCTGCGGCGCGCACTGCGCGCGGGCGTCGAGGCGGGCGCGCTGGCCGGCATCGTGTCCGGCTCGGGCCCCACGTGCGCATTCCTGTGTGACTCGGCGGACTCCGCCGTCGACGTCGGCACCCAGCTGTCCGGGGCGGGCGTGTGCCGTACCGTCCGGGTTGCCAGCGGGCCGGTACCGGGGGCCCGTGTGGTGCCGGCGCCGGCGACTCCGGGCGACTGA
- the rsmA gene encoding 16S rRNA (adenine(1518)-N(6)/adenine(1519)-N(6))-dimethyltransferase RsmA, protein MARVQWTSGCPLTIRLLGRTEIRRLAKELDFRPRKSYGQNFVHDANTVRRIVTASGIGKSDVVLEVGPGLGSLTLALLDRGATVAAVEIDPVLAARLPQTVAEHSNSEAQRLTVLHRDVLTLRREDLSPEPTAVVANLPYNVAVPALLHLLAEFPSIRTVTVMVQAEVAERLAAEPGGKEYGVPSVKVNFYGRVRRCGTVSPTVFWPIPRVYSGLVRIDRYETSPWPTDEAFRKRVFELVDIAFAQRRKTSRNAFVEWAGSGNESASRLLAASIDPARRGETLSIEDFVRLLQRSGDLGDGAAADPAPASTR, encoded by the coding sequence CTGGCCCGTGTGCAGTGGACGAGTGGGTGCCCGCTGACGATCCGGCTGCTCGGGCGCACCGAGATCCGGCGGTTGGCCAAGGAGCTTGATTTCCGGCCGCGGAAATCCTATGGACAGAACTTCGTGCACGACGCCAACACGGTTCGCCGAATCGTCACGGCATCCGGCATCGGCAAGTCCGACGTCGTTCTGGAAGTAGGCCCGGGACTGGGTTCGTTGACGCTCGCGCTACTTGACCGCGGCGCGACCGTGGCAGCCGTCGAGATCGATCCGGTGCTGGCCGCAAGGCTGCCGCAGACGGTCGCCGAGCATTCCAACAGCGAAGCCCAGCGGTTGACCGTGCTCCATCGCGATGTGCTGACGCTGCGCCGCGAGGACCTGTCCCCGGAACCGACGGCGGTGGTGGCCAACCTGCCGTACAACGTCGCCGTTCCCGCGCTCCTGCACCTGCTCGCCGAGTTTCCTTCTATCCGCACCGTGACGGTGATGGTGCAGGCCGAGGTCGCCGAGCGCCTGGCCGCCGAGCCGGGTGGCAAGGAATACGGCGTGCCCAGCGTCAAGGTGAACTTCTACGGCCGGGTACGACGCTGCGGCACCGTGTCGCCGACGGTGTTCTGGCCGATTCCGCGCGTTTACTCCGGCCTGGTGCGTATTGATCGCTACGAGACCTCGCCGTGGCCCACCGACGAGGCTTTTCGCAAGCGGGTTTTCGAGCTTGTCGACATCGCCTTCGCGCAACGGCGCAAGACGTCGCGCAACGCGTTCGTGGAGTGGGCCGGATCGGGCAACGAGTCGGCCAGCCGGCTGCTGGCGGCCAGCATCGACCCCGCCCGCCGCGGCGAGACGCTGTCCATCGAAGACTTCGTCCGGCTGTTGCAGCGGTCCGGCGACCTCGGCGACGGCGCCGCGGCGGATCCCGCCCCGGCGTCCACCCGCTGA
- a CDS encoding transglycosylase family protein: MKLLTKLHQTESPTLRLLVGALLLVLAFAGGYAVSASKTVTLTVDGTSMKVQTMRSRVIDIVRENGFSVEGRDDLFPAGDVSVGDAATIVLRRSRPLEITLDGQNSRQVWTTASTVDEALAQLAMTDTAPAAASRASRVPLSGMALPVVSAKTVQIDDGGAVRTVHLPAPNVAGLLSAAGAPLQDSDQVNPAPATPITDGMLIQVTRNRIERVTERMPLPPPARRIEDPEMNMSREVVEDPGSPGTQDVTFSVAEINGVETGRLPIANVVVTPAREAVVRVGAKPGTEVPPVSDGTIWDSLAGCEAGGNWAINTGNGFFGGVQFDQGTWEANGGLRYAPRADLATREEQIAIADVTRQRQGWGAWPVCSGRVGAR, encoded by the coding sequence TTGAAACTGCTTACTAAACTTCATCAAACCGAATCGCCCACATTGCGCCTGCTGGTCGGCGCCCTGCTGCTGGTACTGGCATTCGCCGGCGGATACGCCGTGTCCGCATCGAAGACTGTCACGCTGACCGTGGATGGCACCTCGATGAAGGTGCAGACCATGAGGTCGCGGGTGATCGACATCGTTCGGGAGAACGGGTTCTCCGTCGAAGGTCGCGACGACCTGTTCCCGGCCGGCGACGTCTCCGTAGGCGACGCGGCCACGATCGTGCTGCGCCGCAGCCGTCCTCTGGAGATCACCCTGGACGGCCAGAATTCCCGGCAGGTGTGGACCACGGCGTCGACGGTGGATGAGGCGCTCGCGCAGTTGGCGATGACCGACACCGCTCCCGCAGCCGCTTCCCGCGCCAGCCGCGTCCCGCTGTCGGGCATGGCCCTGCCCGTCGTCAGCGCCAAAACCGTCCAGATCGACGACGGCGGCGCGGTCCGCACGGTGCACCTGCCGGCGCCGAACGTCGCCGGGCTGCTGAGCGCGGCCGGCGCACCGCTGCAGGACAGCGACCAGGTGAACCCCGCACCGGCGACACCGATCACGGACGGCATGCTGATCCAGGTCACCCGTAACCGCATCGAACGGGTCACCGAGCGGATGCCGCTGCCCCCACCGGCGCGCCGCATCGAAGACCCCGAGATGAACATGAGCCGCGAGGTCGTCGAAGACCCGGGCAGCCCGGGCACCCAGGACGTCACGTTCTCGGTAGCCGAGATCAACGGCGTCGAGACCGGCCGCCTGCCGATCGCCAACGTGGTCGTGACCCCGGCCCGCGAAGCGGTCGTGCGGGTCGGCGCCAAACCGGGCACCGAGGTACCGCCCGTCAGTGACGGAACCATCTGGGACTCGCTGGCGGGCTGCGAGGCCGGCGGAAACTGGGCGATCAACACCGGAAACGGATTTTTCGGCGGCGTCCAGTTCGACCAGGGCACCTGGGAAGCCAACGGCGGGCTGCGCTATGCCCCCCGCGCCGACCTGGCCACCCGCGAAGAGCAGATCGCGATCGCCGACGTGACCCGGCAGCGTCAGGGCTGGGGTGCCTGGCCCGTGTGCAGTGGACGAGTGGGTGCCCGCTGA
- a CDS encoding TatD family hydrolase, translated as MSAKREAPPPPEPLSPLIDAHTHLDACGVSDEAGVRALVDRAAAVGVEAVVTIADDLESARWVTRAVEWDRRVYGAVALHPTRTEALTEDARAEIERLAAHPRVVAVGETGMDMYWPGRLDGCARPEVQREAFAWHIDLAKRTGKPLMIHNREADREVLDVLRAEGAPEIVIFHCFSSGSEMARTCAAAGWLLSLSGTVSFRNARDLREAVPLIPLDQLLVETDAPFLTPHPYRGAANESYCLPYTVRALAELVNRHPEELAEITTSNARRAYRLNRAPAL; from the coding sequence GTGAGCGCCAAACGAGAAGCACCGCCACCGCCGGAGCCGCTTTCACCGTTGATCGACGCCCACACCCACCTCGACGCCTGCGGCGTATCCGACGAGGCGGGAGTGCGCGCCCTCGTCGACCGCGCGGCGGCCGTCGGGGTCGAAGCGGTGGTCACCATCGCCGACGACCTGGAATCGGCGCGCTGGGTGACGCGGGCTGTCGAATGGGACAGACGGGTCTACGGCGCGGTCGCCCTGCATCCGACGCGCACGGAGGCGCTGACCGAGGACGCGCGCGCGGAGATCGAAAGGTTGGCGGCCCATCCCCGCGTGGTGGCCGTCGGCGAGACGGGGATGGATATGTACTGGCCGGGACGGCTCGACGGCTGCGCCCGCCCGGAGGTGCAACGCGAAGCATTCGCCTGGCACATCGACCTGGCCAAGCGGACCGGCAAGCCGTTGATGATCCACAACCGCGAGGCCGACCGGGAGGTGCTCGATGTGCTGCGTGCCGAGGGCGCGCCCGAGATTGTGATTTTTCACTGCTTCTCTTCCGGCAGTGAGATGGCTCGCACTTGCGCGGCGGCGGGATGGTTGCTGAGCCTGTCTGGGACGGTGAGCTTCCGTAACGCCCGCGACCTGCGCGAAGCCGTTCCGCTGATACCGTTGGACCAGCTATTGGTGGAAACCGACGCTCCATTTCTCACCCCACATCCATATCGGGGCGCAGCTAACGAATCGTACTGCCTGCCCTACACCGTTCGTGCCCTTGCTGAACTGGTGAATCGCCATCCTGAGGAATTAGCGGAAATCACCACGAGCAACGCTCGCCGGGCATACCGGCTGAATCGGGCGCCGGCGCTCTAA
- the metG gene encoding methionine--tRNA ligase yields MNQHQPKPYYVTTAIAYPNGAPHMGHAYEYIATDAIARFKRLDGFDVRFLTGTDEHGLKVAQAAAAAGVPTAQLARSNSDVFQRMQEKLNISFDRFIRTTDPDHHVSSKEIWRRMEAAGDIYLDNYAGWYSVRDERFFVESETQLLDDGSRIAVETGTPVTWTEEQTYFFRLSAYAEKLLTHYRDNPGFIAPETRRNEVVSFVSGGLDDLSISRTSFDWGVQVPGHPDHIMYVWVDALTNYLTGAGFPDTDSELFARYWPADLHMIGKDIIRFHAVYWPAFLMSAGIDLPRRVFAHGFLHNRGEKMSKSVGNIVDPVALVDTFGVDQVRYFLLREIPFGQDGSYSDESIITRINTDLANELGNLAQRSLSMVAKNLGATVPEPGEFIAADTELLATADGLLDRVRVHFDSQAMHLALEAIWLMLGDANRYFSAQQPWVLRKSEAQSDQERFRTTLYVTCEVVRIAALLVSPVMPDSADKLLDLLGQTDEQRTFAAAGARLTPGTALPAPSGVFPRYQAPEAE; encoded by the coding sequence ATGAACCAACACCAGCCGAAGCCGTATTACGTCACCACCGCGATCGCCTATCCCAATGGGGCGCCGCATATGGGTCACGCCTACGAATACATCGCCACCGACGCCATCGCCCGCTTCAAGCGACTCGATGGTTTCGACGTGCGTTTCCTCACCGGAACCGACGAGCACGGCCTCAAGGTCGCCCAGGCCGCGGCGGCCGCCGGGGTGCCGACCGCGCAGCTGGCGCGCAGCAACTCCGACGTCTTCCAGCGCATGCAGGAGAAGCTCAACATCTCCTTCGACCGGTTCATCCGCACCACCGACCCCGACCATCACGTGTCCTCGAAGGAAATCTGGCGGCGGATGGAAGCCGCCGGCGATATCTATCTGGACAACTACGCCGGCTGGTACTCGGTGCGTGACGAGCGGTTCTTCGTCGAATCGGAGACCCAATTACTCGACGACGGCAGCCGGATCGCGGTCGAGACCGGCACGCCGGTGACGTGGACCGAGGAGCAGACGTACTTCTTCCGGCTGTCGGCCTACGCCGAAAAGCTGCTGACGCATTACCGCGACAACCCGGGTTTCATCGCCCCCGAGACTCGCCGCAATGAGGTCGTCAGCTTCGTCTCGGGCGGTCTGGACGATCTGTCGATCTCGCGCACCTCGTTCGACTGGGGCGTGCAGGTTCCCGGCCATCCGGACCACATCATGTACGTCTGGGTCGATGCGCTGACCAATTATCTGACCGGCGCCGGCTTTCCCGACACCGACTCGGAGCTGTTCGCCCGCTACTGGCCCGCGGACCTGCACATGATCGGCAAGGACATCATCAGGTTTCACGCCGTGTACTGGCCGGCGTTTCTGATGTCGGCCGGAATCGATTTGCCGCGTAGGGTTTTCGCGCACGGCTTCCTGCACAACCGGGGCGAGAAGATGAGCAAGTCGGTGGGAAACATCGTCGATCCGGTGGCGCTGGTCGACACCTTCGGCGTGGACCAGGTCCGCTATTTCCTGTTGCGAGAGATACCTTTTGGACAGGACGGCAGCTACAGCGACGAATCGATCATCACCCGGATCAACACCGACCTGGCCAACGAGCTCGGGAACCTGGCCCAGCGGTCGCTGTCCATGGTGGCCAAGAACCTGGGCGCGACGGTGCCCGAACCAGGTGAGTTCATCGCCGCGGATACCGAGTTGCTGGCCACGGCCGACGGCCTGCTCGATCGGGTTCGCGTCCATTTCGATTCGCAGGCAATGCATTTGGCGCTTGAGGCAATCTGGCTGATGCTCGGCGACGCGAACCGGTACTTCTCCGCGCAACAGCCGTGGGTGTTGCGCAAGAGCGAGGCGCAGTCAGACCAGGAGCGGTTCCGGACCACCCTGTACGTCACCTGCGAGGTGGTCCGCATCGCGGCGCTGCTGGTCAGCCCGGTCATGCCGGATTCAGCGGATAAGTTGCTGGACCTGCTCGGCCAGACCGATGAGCAACGGACATTCGCCGCTGCCGGCGCGCGCCTGACGCCCGGGACTGCGCTGCCCGCGCCGTCCGGTGTGTTCCCGCGGTATCAGGCGCCCGAAGCCGAGTGA
- a CDS encoding PAS domain S-box protein — protein sequence MTTLKQLPALVVLERIPVPVLAIADDGSILFTNTAFAQMVGCDPEEVLALRFHEIFHQAPQSESSLLSFVHALANMVVELAHKDGSVVRALMSRSAVMRADDKFALAAFQDLTEQLWEEER from the coding sequence ATGACCACCCTGAAGCAGTTGCCTGCACTGGTGGTACTCGAGCGGATCCCGGTCCCCGTCCTAGCAATCGCGGATGACGGCAGCATCCTGTTCACCAACACCGCATTCGCCCAGATGGTGGGGTGCGACCCGGAAGAGGTGCTGGCACTGCGCTTTCACGAGATCTTCCACCAGGCGCCGCAGTCGGAGTCCTCACTGCTTTCCTTCGTGCACGCTCTGGCGAACATGGTGGTCGAGCTGGCACACAAGGACGGCTCGGTGGTCCGGGCCCTGATGAGCCGGTCGGCCGTGATGCGCGCTGACGACAAATTTGCTCTGGCCGCATTCCAGGACCTGACCGAACAGTTGTGGGAAGAAGAGCGCTAG
- a CDS encoding serine acetyltransferase, translating to MIKTRNDLESYLEADLHAQGLERWRHRYRVMHRAPYFQRMLRKTEYWTNTARTPFGRLVAAYLRLRLKFLGEKLGFGIPLNAFGPGLSVAHVGWVHVHHRAKIGANCRIHQGVTIGEGRPGEYPSIGDDVFIYPGAMVLGADVGSRVGIYAGAVVTKPVPDDVDVAGVPARIVKDRRTRAVSA from the coding sequence GTGATCAAGACTCGCAACGACTTGGAGTCGTACCTCGAGGCGGACTTGCATGCGCAAGGACTTGAGCGCTGGCGGCATCGCTACCGGGTCATGCACCGAGCCCCATACTTCCAGCGCATGCTGCGCAAGACTGAGTATTGGACGAACACGGCCCGGACGCCCTTCGGCCGACTCGTCGCGGCATACCTGCGCCTGCGGCTGAAGTTCCTGGGCGAGAAGCTGGGATTCGGCATCCCGCTCAACGCCTTCGGTCCCGGCCTGTCCGTCGCCCACGTCGGCTGGGTGCACGTACACCACCGCGCGAAAATCGGCGCCAACTGCCGGATCCACCAGGGCGTGACGATCGGCGAGGGCCGCCCCGGCGAGTACCCCAGCATCGGTGACGACGTGTTCATCTATCCGGGCGCAATGGTGCTCGGCGCCGATGTCGGCAGCCGCGTCGGCATCTACGCGGGCGCGGTGGTGACCAAGCCGGTGCCCGACGATGTCGACGTCGCGGGCGTTCCCGCCCGCATCGTCAAGGACCGCAGGACCCGCGCCGTCAGCGCCTAG
- a CDS encoding TetR/AcrR family transcriptional regulator, with protein MARQVRSEVTRRKILDAAIDVFSEVGYAAAGWGTIIERTGMTKGALYHHFDSKEALASDIIDEGAEVLIGAFRNVCGSASPALENMIHGTFAIANVLSTDKTARAAEQLIAALSGFNDAAARCCAGWVAEMAVQAREAIDEGDLREDVDPQSLAETIVGAMFGTRLLSIAMARTRQSDGMLDELNGRLSQIWISLLPGVAAEASLPYFRQFLAREALRHTRPTAPAGAVAGVPESS; from the coding sequence ATGGCGCGCCAGGTTCGATCCGAGGTAACCCGGCGGAAGATTCTGGACGCGGCGATCGACGTCTTCAGTGAGGTCGGGTACGCCGCCGCCGGTTGGGGCACCATCATCGAGCGCACCGGGATGACCAAGGGCGCCCTTTACCACCACTTCGATTCAAAAGAAGCGCTCGCGTCCGACATCATCGACGAGGGCGCCGAAGTGCTCATCGGGGCGTTTCGCAACGTGTGTGGATCGGCTTCGCCGGCGCTGGAGAACATGATTCACGGCACCTTTGCGATCGCCAACGTGCTCAGTACGGACAAGACCGCACGTGCGGCCGAGCAACTGATCGCCGCGCTCAGCGGGTTTAACGACGCGGCGGCGCGCTGCTGCGCCGGCTGGGTGGCGGAAATGGCGGTCCAGGCCCGCGAGGCGATCGACGAAGGGGACCTGCGGGAGGACGTCGACCCGCAATCGCTCGCCGAGACGATCGTCGGCGCGATGTTCGGGACCCGGTTGCTCTCCATCGCCATGGCGCGGACCCGGCAGAGCGACGGCATGCTCGACGAACTCAACGGGCGGCTGAGCCAGATTTGGATTTCTCTGCTTCCCGGTGTCGCCGCGGAAGCGTCGCTGCCGTACTTCCGGCAGTTCCTCGCCCGGGAAGCTTTGCGGCACACCCGGCCCACCGCGCCGGCGGGCGCCGTAGCCGGTGTGCCGGAGAGCAGCTAG
- a CDS encoding TetR/AcrR family transcriptional regulator, with product MSTESADGRADSTRQQILRAAAHQFARRAYHDVGLDDILAEAELTKGAMYFHFRSKHALAVAIIEQHTSMGRVAVEDLLSRQLSGLETLIDFCYLIAVQDISKDVARAALHLIESVGRTEGLQASLLGGWVDALASVAKRAISEGDVAQRWEPRDIGRLIVSMYLGLRQTSDLDDPRSFLLDLERNWVLILAAVLQPDRADYFAQFLRRRTALAVKAAPAQVIAP from the coding sequence ATGTCGACTGAATCGGCCGACGGACGAGCAGACAGCACCCGGCAACAGATTCTGCGGGCGGCCGCACACCAGTTCGCCCGCCGCGCGTACCACGATGTCGGACTGGACGACATTCTCGCCGAGGCCGAACTGACCAAGGGCGCGATGTACTTCCACTTCCGCTCCAAGCACGCCCTTGCGGTGGCCATCATCGAGCAACACACCTCAATGGGCAGGGTGGCCGTCGAGGACCTGCTGTCCCGCCAGCTGTCCGGCCTGGAAACCCTGATCGACTTCTGCTACCTGATCGCCGTGCAGGACATCTCGAAGGACGTGGCCAGAGCCGCTTTGCACCTGATTGAGTCGGTGGGGCGCACCGAAGGGTTGCAGGCCAGTCTGCTGGGCGGCTGGGTCGATGCCCTGGCCAGCGTCGCCAAGCGCGCCATCAGCGAGGGGGACGTGGCCCAGCGCTGGGAGCCGCGTGACATCGGGCGGTTGATCGTGTCGATGTACCTGGGACTGCGTCAGACCAGCGACCTGGACGACCCGCGAAGTTTCCTGCTCGACCTGGAACGGAACTGGGTGCTGATCCTTGCCGCTGTCCTGCAACCGGACCGGGCCGACTACTTCGCGCAATTCCTTCGACGGCGTACGGCGCTGGCGGTCAAGGCCGCCCCGGCCCAGGTGATTGCTCCATGA
- a CDS encoding PE family protein, which translates to MSFVTTQPESLTASASTLQGVGCAVDTVSAAAAGPTTAIVPAAGDEVSALTAAQFAAHGHLYQAVSAQAAAIHEMFVQVLGVSAGSYAATEAANAAAAR; encoded by the coding sequence ATGTCGTTCGTCACCACGCAGCCAGAATCCCTGACCGCGTCGGCCAGCACGCTGCAGGGCGTCGGCTGTGCCGTCGACACGGTCAGCGCGGCCGCGGCCGGTCCGACCACCGCGATCGTCCCGGCCGCCGGCGATGAGGTGTCGGCGCTGACGGCCGCGCAATTCGCCGCGCACGGCCACCTGTACCAGGCGGTGAGCGCCCAAGCTGCCGCTATTCACGAGATGTTTGTCCAGGTCCTGGGGGTCAGCGCCGGTTCGTACGCCGCCACGGAAGCGGCCAACGCCGCGGCGGCCCGCTGA
- a CDS encoding PPE family protein has product MDFGALPPEINSARMYTGAGAEPLLAASVAWDELAAELASAASSYASVIAGLTSGPWLGPAAISAASAATPYAVWMGATATQAEQSAAQARAAVSAYEAAYAMTVPPAVIAANRALLAMLVATNFFGQNSPAIAATEAHYSEMWAQDAAAMYGYAAGSAAASTLTPFEAPPQVTDPAGAAAQATAVSEATGEAAATQATLASLVSALPNTLQSMATPASLGTAAAGVPISTTSTGDIANLLNIAVMPLFAISSVLGIAQTLQGMTAAAAQVGEVAAEAAEAAAGAAAAGAEAAGGAALGAMGQAASLGSLSVPPAWTSVIPTAHLAGVSSALPGGAPGATGTMPPSLLGGLPRAAAAPGGAPGPRYGLVPTVMAQPPSAGYGGVI; this is encoded by the coding sequence ATGGATTTCGGCGCACTGCCACCGGAGATCAACTCCGCGCGGATGTACACCGGCGCGGGGGCGGAGCCGCTGCTGGCGGCCTCCGTCGCCTGGGATGAGCTGGCCGCCGAGTTGGCGAGCGCGGCCTCGTCCTACGCGTCGGTGATCGCAGGCCTCACCAGTGGGCCCTGGCTCGGCCCCGCCGCGATCTCCGCGGCCTCGGCCGCCACCCCCTACGCGGTATGGATGGGAGCCACGGCCACCCAGGCCGAGCAATCCGCCGCCCAGGCCAGGGCCGCGGTGAGCGCCTACGAGGCGGCGTACGCGATGACGGTCCCACCAGCTGTTATCGCGGCCAATCGGGCACTGCTGGCCATGCTGGTGGCGACCAATTTCTTCGGCCAGAACTCTCCGGCGATCGCAGCGACGGAGGCCCACTACAGCGAGATGTGGGCGCAGGACGCCGCGGCCATGTACGGCTACGCGGCGGGCTCGGCGGCGGCTTCGACGCTGACTCCGTTCGAGGCGCCACCACAGGTCACCGACCCGGCCGGCGCCGCGGCGCAGGCCACTGCAGTGTCGGAGGCCACCGGCGAGGCCGCGGCGACCCAGGCCACCCTGGCCTCGCTGGTCAGCGCACTTCCGAACACGCTGCAGAGCATGGCAACGCCGGCGTCGCTCGGTACGGCCGCGGCCGGTGTGCCGATCAGCACCACCTCCACTGGCGACATCGCCAACCTGCTGAATATCGCGGTGATGCCGCTCTTCGCGATCAGCAGCGTGTTGGGCATCGCCCAGACACTGCAGGGCATGACTGCCGCCGCCGCCCAGGTGGGCGAGGTGGCCGCCGAAGCCGCGGAGGCCGCCGCCGGCGCGGCCGCCGCCGGCGCGGAAGCGGCCGGGGGGGCTGCACTGGGAGCCATGGGGCAGGCGGCCAGCCTGGGTTCGCTATCGGTGCCACCGGCCTGGACCAGCGTCATCCCGACGGCCCATCTGGCCGGCGTCAGTTCTGCTCTGCCGGGGGGCGCGCCGGGCGCTACGGGCACGATGCCGCCGAGCCTGTTAGGCGGGCTGCCGCGTGCGGCCGCGGCTCCAGGTGGCGCACCGGGGCCGAGGTACGGACTGGTCCCCACCGTGATGGCACAACCGCCGTCCGCGGGGTACGGCGGCGTGATCTGA
- a CDS encoding PIG-L family deacetylase, whose product MIPLTFSGSGISSVAAIGAHCDDILIGAGATLMQLERSNPGLVIHALVLTGAGTEREIEEKSAFAAFFPQADVRLTVTDLPDGHLPEHWGTVKRHLAAFRRGCEPDLVLGPQRADYHQDHRLLAKLIPTEFRAHLVLGYEILKWESDLPNPMLYVPVPADVAAAKTRLLAEHYPSQAGRDWFDDETFLGLMRVRGVQSRARYAEGFVTEKAVLSPAAG is encoded by the coding sequence ATGATCCCGCTGACTTTCTCCGGATCGGGCATCAGCTCGGTCGCGGCGATCGGTGCGCACTGCGACGACATCCTCATCGGTGCCGGCGCCACCCTGATGCAGCTCGAGCGCAGCAACCCCGGCCTTGTCATCCACGCACTCGTCCTGACCGGCGCCGGGACCGAGCGCGAAATCGAGGAGAAAAGCGCCTTTGCGGCTTTCTTTCCCCAGGCCGACGTGCGCCTGACGGTGACCGACCTGCCCGACGGCCACCTCCCTGAACACTGGGGCACCGTCAAACGACACCTCGCTGCATTCCGCCGCGGCTGCGAGCCCGACCTGGTGCTGGGTCCCCAGCGCGCCGACTACCACCAGGATCACCGGCTACTGGCCAAACTGATCCCAACCGAGTTCCGGGCCCACCTGGTGCTGGGCTACGAAATCCTCAAGTGGGAGTCAGACCTGCCGAATCCCATGCTCTACGTGCCGGTTCCGGCTGACGTCGCGGCCGCCAAGACACGGCTGCTCGCCGAGCACTACCCGTCGCAGGCAGGGCGGGACTGGTTCGACGACGAGACGTTCCTCGGCTTGATGCGGGTGCGCGGGGTGCAGAGTCGCGCCCGCTACGCCGAGGGCTTCGTGACGGAGAAGGCCGTGCTGAGTCCGGCCGCCGGGTAG